GACtagttatctattttattatcaattatctcctttttattattatgtttatgGTTATCTTcaaattatggaaaataattcttttccttctcatttacgGTGGctatagaaagtttcttttaaaaaatacttaattaaaGAAGTGAATTGATTTTGAGACTTTTAAATAAGCAGTATTAAAGGTGGCATACAGATATGGCAAACATTGGGGATGAGGGATGTGAATGACTAAAGTTTGGGAAATATTGCCTTCATAGGACACCATTCTACTTAAAATTAGGAAAGAATCAAGATGTCCAGGAATAACTCTGCCCCTGGCTTAGCTATGCATGAGGACTCCCTTGATGAGGGGAcacatttactttctgtttcttttgacaGTTGGTTCTGCAGATGGTAGAGGATGAGCCAGCAAGACAAGAAGAAATACCAACTTTCTCATtcatgaaaaatgcaaatcaccAATGGAAAATCTGTGGGGTACCATGTATTAGACATTGGATAAATGCAAACCTCCTTGCAAGTCTTGCTGAGGGGTAAATTCCCTGCATGAAGGTAGTCTCACTCTGATGAATGGCTACAAATCAGGGCAATGTAAGGTAGGAAAGGGCCTGGTCCATCAGAAAAGGAGCAATAAAGAGCTACAGAGTTCAACCAGGGACATGACCCTTTCAGCTTGAAGGTAGAGATTTGATGCCTTTGATGCCATCCTCTGTACTAGGAAGGTTTTCTGAGTACCTTGCCAGACTTGCTCATAATGTGCTGATAAGAAACTAGAGTTTAGGGGGatagtatagctcagtggtagagcacatgcttagcatacacaaagtcctgggttcaatccccagtacttccactaaaaaataaaataagaaattaattaaaaaatacataaagaaacctagtttcctcccccaacaaacaaacaaataaattttaagaaaagaaacgAGTTTAACTTTCTCTCTGTTAAAATTATAAGATTTTTAGATTCTATAATTCTAAGATCTTCTGTTAATAAAAGATTATGAAAggtttttctgttccttttatgTAATCTGCCTAACAATCAAAGATTctatgtcttttaaatatttcctgttCTTGATACTGTCTTTATCAATTGATTACTTAGAAAACTACATCTTTTCAATATGAGGAGAGGTAGGGTTTCTTACAACTTGTAATTTTTTGTATTGGCTTTTCAAATCTTAAATAACTGGAAATACAGGGATGCATTACACCAATGCCCCcaaaagattcatttaaaaagctacttattattaaaaaattttttaatttgcattttcctagttGTCCATCATagacatgtattatttttatagtatgaATAGTAGTTTCATTGTAACATATAAacatatcaataaaaaatgttaaaaaaaaccccatataAACATAAGCAGTTTCCAAGTATTCTTGTGACAAGTATTGTAGAGTATGTAGTTAGTAGTTTTTCCTTTGCTCCACTCCAGTGCTGACTTACTGGCTTCTGTTTTCGATGTGCAGAGCCTTTCCATCCCACACTGTTGATGGCAGTCTGGGACCAGGTGTTTATTACCTATAGCAGAGCTTCCAGGGATCTCTTCTTGGGAGAGGGGGAAATGATGAGGTATggaagatacatatatttttaatgtattaattttggTGAAACTTATCAAGGGAACATAACattccaaataaattaattttctcagcTCACTTGACTGGTTTGCTTAGGAAAGTAATTGACagacaaattaaaatacaaacaaaggTAGTCAGTACAGACAAAAGTTATTGTGGGATATGTGATGATGCTgatatgatttttgtttgttttattttaaaagtggtgGAGGTTTTGATGGGACTAAAGCCCTGTCACACTTTGCctattaagaatatatatataacctatTAAGAATACCAGCAATCTGTTTTCACTCTACTCCAAAGCACTTAAATCAAATTAGAACTCTGAAATGTTTTGAGAACCACATCAACGTTTTATAATCTCTAGATGTCAGATTCAGATATGAGTGAAGGATTGTGTAGTAAGCCAATGGAAGCTTCTGGAGAAACTGACATTTCCCCTTAGGGCAGTATACATGTTAGAGATGGTGTCAGCACAGAATTCAGGTTTGGGTGAAACTAGCAATTAATTCAAATGAACTAATTTGAATTGAACGCTTTCTATTTTCAAGTCCCTTTGTTAAAAGTGCTGAGAAGTTTAAGAGGTAAAGCTAGaacttggaaacaacccagaagtccttcagtgggtgaatggttaaataaatggtGGTGGATCCACCCAATAGGATAATACTGTGCACTAAAAAGGAGCAAACTTATACATATTAACAGTTTGAATGGATCTCAAATGCATTTGCTGAGAGAAAAAGTCAACatcaaaaggtcacatactgcatgattccatgtACACAACATTATAGAGATGGGAAACAGATTAGCGTTTGCCAGGGGTTAGGTTCAAGAAGGTATACAGTTGACACACAACACTGTtcaaatttaaggtgtacaatgtgatgatttgatatgcctattgtcagccgagggaggctgacgtggggttctaggaggtgagcggcccaaatgaaaaaattcacgaggagttgccatactgcaggacagacttcagccagagacaccatggggttaacaacactttattgccacagggaggtgcacgcctgtgatgcacctgtcctgcttttatctgttttctgtcagcacatgcgcagtctgagtttctttgttcattaggcttacagaatatctctagcacatgtgaacttctattttctttgttctaaatcttatataattgatgcatgcatggagcaattatttactgcatactacaaacatgctctgtaTCCGTGGCCTTGGGTCCTACAGCCTTAACTTATCTCAAGGCTCTGgccgtggccttgggtcccacggccttaattcatctcaaggccagctcacacctatatattgtgaaatatttaccaCAGATAAGGTTAGCCAACATATCCtttacctcacataattaccattttgttattAAAGTGAGAACATTAAAGCTCTACTCTCATATGAACTTTCAAATTcacaatacagtgttgttaactgtggtcaccatgctgtacattagattctTAGAAcctattcatcttataactgaaagtttgtaccctttgatcaacaTCTCCACATTCCTGCCACCtgtcagcccctggcaaccaccattctactctccgtttctatgagtttgatgtttttagatttcacatataagtgagatcatacagtatttgtctttctctagctgacttatttcacttagtatagtgtcctcaaggtccatccatgttgtcacaaaaggcaaggtttccatttttaatggctgaatattatttcattgtgtgtatatatatctcacatttcCATTACCCAAGTGTCACATTTGACAGATacattgttttcatgtcttggctattgcaaacattgctgcaatgaacatgggtgtgcagatatctctttgagatagtgatttcatttcctttggttattTACCAGGAAGTAGGattggctggatcatatggtacttctatCTGCTCATCTCAGTTTGATGGTTAGAgtatgcaaaaaaattaaaaaaaaatttaaataccccATTTTCCCATCTCCTGCCTTAATTTTCCAAGTAACTTTGGTCTAGAGTAATGACTGCCATGATATTCCATTGTCATTTATATACCAATTGAGCCCATTTATACAAGTATACACTGTAGGGTGAGTTTGGGGATGTCAGATTTCTTGGGTTAAAACCATGACTTCTTCACTTGTATAAACTTAGGCAAATTGGTTCTTATGTCTCagttttctgtgtctcagttttttcacctataaaatgaaggtGACCCTATACTATCTCATAGTGCTATAagttttaaatgagatatttaagTTAGAACTCTTAGCCAAGAATAAGCAATCACTCTGATATATAATAGTCAATATACTTGCTACCATATGCAAAGCTAAagaatcaaatatataaaaagtagtCATATTGGTAAGAGTGGGGCATTCTTATCTTCTGTACTTCTTAGCTTACTGATTTAAAGCAGAAAAgcttagagttttaaaaaatattcttattgaaatataacatattaagaggaaacaaatgcacacattataaatatatagcttgataatttttttattgtggtgagaacatttaacaTGGGATTTACCCTCTTAACAggtttttaaagtgtacagtatTCTTATCTATAGGCACAGTGTTGTGCAGCAGATCTCCAGATTTACTCATCTcccataactgaaactttatacctgtGATTAGTAAATACATTTCCCctacctccagctcctggcaatcAACATTCTGGTCTCAGCATCTATGAGTGTGACTATTTTAGACACCTCATGTATGTAggatcattcagtatttgtccttctgtaactggcttgtttcacttagcataatgtcctcatgTTCCAACCATGTTATTGAATATAgtgggatttccttctttttgaaagctgagtaatattccatttgatacatatatttatatgtgtatattaaaatatgttaaatatttaagcattatataaatatatttgacacATATACttatatcacatttttttatccattcatctgtctatggaTATTAGGTTGTTTCTCTACGGTGGCCATTTTGAATAGTGCTACAACAAACATGGGTGTGCTGTTACCTCTTTGatatcctgatttcaattctgttggataaatactcagaagtgggattgctggattatatgatagttctatttttaactttttgaggaaactctgtACTAGTTTCCATATAGACTGCACCATTCCATATTCCCATTAACACTgtacaaggattccaatttctccacttcTTTGTCAACACtagttgtcttttgttttaacaATAACAGCCACCCTAACAGGCGTGACTTCTAACTGAAGACTGTCAGAGGTGGGAATTCATGTCACCTAGCagagttataaatattttcatccaaaattaaaattctacatGCTCTTTGAAACAGTAATTCTGGTTCAAAGATATTTATTCTGTAGGTATAAATGATATTTGTATAAAGTCTAAAATGATATTTGTGCAATATTCTCTACAGCACTGAGTGTAATTACAAAAATTCCTAATTCATCTTCATCTCTGTTAATGATGCATTTCCACCTAACCTTTAATACTACTCCATATGAGCTGATGGGGAATGATCTCCAAGATAGATTAAGTGACCAAAGCAAGATGTGGAAAGGTATGTATAGTATGGCACATATAGGAGACAAACTAAATGGGTATCTATGGACCCATTTGAATATGCATGGTGTAATCTTTACCAGAGTACACAAAAATACTGGTAAGAATTAATCATTTTTGAAGGGGAGACTGTCTGACAAGTAGTTGGGAGAAAAAAGGAGACTTCCATTTCATTACATTccctatttttatcttttggacTTTGTGCCTGTGTGTGGTAGAGTGAATTATGTCCCCAATTCTGCACTTCTGTATAACAGCATTATATGTCCACATTCTTTGCCATGTGGTTTGCAACCTCCCACTGTAGGTGAAGCAGACTACTCCGCCCCACTGAGGTCAGGCTTGGTCATGTGATCTGAATTAGCCAAAGGCATGTGAACAAGCAGAAGTTCCACTCTGTGGGCGCCACCTAGCTGGGCCCCTTGTGCTGGTGGGACCTGTCCTATGAAGGACATAACCCTGAGAGCTGCTAGTTCCAGAATGAagagaagatgtggagaagatCTGGACCCAACCTGCAGCTTCGAGCCACACGCAGGTGATCCCAGCTGAAAGCAGAACCACTCCAGACAAATTGCAGACTTGTGAGCATAAAAAATAAGCCACTGAGTTGTTCACGATTGTTTATTACACAGCATTGTCATAGCAGGAGTCAAATAAGACACATTTGCAGGGGCTTGCTTAACCTCCAATTAACTAGATTCCTATATTAACCAAtgtcctctttcctctctgtaaaCATATTAGCTGATGTCTAATGCCTCTTAAACGTCCATAACTAGTAGCCATATCCTTCTACTCCTTCCAGCTAAATCATGTGCTTACTAAGAATTAGATATTTGTTCTTAGAGTTAGCTATTCCTGTTCTATTTGTTGTATCAATTAAATTATTgaattttgattaatttatttaaatgtggCTAAAAAAGAATGTATTACCTGTATGAAAACTACCTTGTAATCTTTGAAGGAGCTCAATAAAAGTCATGAAAAACTGTAGTAAAATTAGTCTGATcttgataaataaatattataaaaatataaaaggacttGCACTTAAAATTGCTTCCCAAGTTTTTAAATTGTCATCCCTTTTAAAGACACTAaaactaaaagttaaaaatgatcaATTATGGATTCTTTAATGAGGAATAATTATGTGGTGTTCAATACCCAAAGACCTTGGTCCTATACGCAAATATTCCTGAGCTGACTTATATTTACCTGTTTTAAATTAACCAGTTGAAGGTATGTATGTGTATTCTTTATTTATGATTCCTTGAGGATCATAACAGTTTCCCATTAATTACATCTTCATAGAAGGTAAAGGACTTTTCCAAGTTCACATCATGCAGGAATGTGGATGTGACACTAAAACTTCATGCTACTCTTGGAACTCTATAATAAATCCTAGAGTCAATGTCTAGTCATTTAGTGACTGAAATAGAGCAAGACTTTGGAAATTGCTCGTGCCTCTCTCGCTGGTTCTAAAAGTAGGTTTTCTGGAAGCTGCTTTAAATGTTACAGGGTACAAATGCGGTAACGTAAATTCCACTTTGATAATGAAGACATAATGGCTGTTTAGTTTATCTTCAGAGCAAAACAGGCGAAGAATGTTCTTCCGCGTGTTATGGCTGAAGACTGCTGCTGACTGTCAAGCTCTAGTACACTACTTTCAGAAAGCTTTATTAATTTAACCTTCATTTAAAGGCAGTGAcctattgtgaataattttaataactagAAATTGAGCTTATCCTAGTCATTtccaattttgcctttttttcttccttagcttGAAATAGTAAAACAAACTCCTGGAATGCTTAAATTTGGTTAGTTTTCCATTCTGCTATCTTTTTTCATGCTTGGAGTGGGCTTATTTCCTGGCTTGTTTATAGATGACTGTATGACTACTGCTGTAATTGTGATTTCAAGAAAGCCACCAGATGCCAGCCACCAGAAATACATACCCAAACGGCTGCCTTGACGAGGCCTTTCTCGCGAAGTCAGCACTCCTATGCTTACATTCAATCCTTTGAAAAAGGGGATGAGGAGAGGGTATCCTTTGTATGAAGCCactgtatatatttgaaataggaaagagaaagtcCTCTTTTAACCCCTCTCCCAAGAGTACAATTAGCAGGGAAGAGTTTACTAGGCCTTCTTATTTGAAAAAGAGGACCTAGCCCTGACTGCGGGGAAGAGATGCTGGGATTTCAGGTGTGGCCGTTTCACAGAGAAGGAGCAGCACAGTTGAAACAACTCCTAGCTGGGATGCTGTCATGAGGGAATGCCTTAGCGGCGGCAGCAGGTGAGGGATGCTGGAGGAGACCTCACTGCTGGTTAGTATTTTTCCCCAAGCCTCTTGTGGGCTTGGAAGCAACTTTTAACCGTGAAGTAGGTGCACTGCAGTCAGGGATACAACTTCAGCAGATCTATGATTTTACTGTACACCCGCTGAGCAGCATCGAGGCCCCAGATGAAATCAAAGTGGTTCCAATCCGGCAACAGGTCGAAGTAACGGAGATTCCTGATTTGGGGCAGTATCCAAGCCACATCCTTGGGTGTTACAAGGACATCGTTTCCACCAGCCCAAATAGCAGTAGGCACTTTCATGGCAGTCAGGTGATACAGTGGCGGACGACtctagggaagagagagagagggcattCATGAGAGGAAGCTCCTCAGAGCAACAGCTGACTTCAAGTAAGTAGAGGCTgcaaaatgaatatttactatgATCACAGGAAGAACACACTTCAGGGAGTTTGAAGGAACAAGGCAAGacagctaaataaatatttgtctacAAATAAACATCTGTAGATAAATGCTATACAACATTCTCCAAATACAATGGAAgtgaagacaaagaagaaattattttcaacGAGGGCTTCATACAATGTGTtcattagaaaataatgaaagaaaacagaagtgtgTAAAATCCCATATGAGAGCTTCCCTCACTCTTTCGTGTCCATCCacttcacttttccttttccctctctttgaaAGTTATCactttaacatttgttgtttatttttttgattttttcctaAGCATTTGCAAATATATGCATTTGTGGATATACATTGTCTGAGGAATTGGAGAAAACTTTTGCTGTTAATAAAAAgtttctatatcttgattgtggtgtggccatatgaatgaaaatatttgtcaaaactcatcaagttgtcagtcagtgaattttattgtatgcaaTCACGTCTTAATcaagctgattaaaaaaataataaaaatatacatagcCCTCATTGCTGTTGTAAGGGCTACTAGAATCATGTCTCTAACAATGTCAACCCATTGATGAAAAGTTGACTGGTCTGACTGACTGATTTAATGTCCAGAAACAACTTGATCCATGTTTGCACTAATAGCCTTAAATACATCAGTCTGAGAAAACattctaatgaaaattttaatgtgttcAGTTCATTTTGAGAAGCCCAGCCCCTGACTTAGAGAAAAGAATTGGTGGCAACAGGATTGATTAAAAGTACAGGAGGGCTAAATGAGTGTAAATTTTGGTGTGTAAAGTTAGAGGAAAAAAGATGCCTTGAGATTCAACTCTTCATGGGTGGATAGTACTCAACTTTTATGTGAAATCCTTattctgcttttggtatcaagaAGCATGTATTCATTTACTCTGcagatttttataaaacaattttcattattatgcagccattaaaaattatgcttaaaaaaaCCCTCAGGAAGATCGGTTATGTTTTGCTATGACCAtgaattaaaaaagcaagatGGAAAGTTCTAGAAAAGCAGTCATGCTGAGAATTGGAATAAATGCAACAAAATATTGATGCATCTAGTTATCTCTGGATAGAGGGATTATAAacaatttaatttccttagtatgtgcttcttttatttcttgactttctgaaatgaatatatattaaaattagacttttttttttaaagctctatcTACCAGTATGAATGCCATCAATTGCCAGGTAGGATTTTTTTCACTCTCAAATAATTTATCATTATCCTTTTTCAAAAGCATCCTTCTGGGGCCATTGTGAGTAGCTCACCTGATTGTAGTGATGCATGTTCTCAGCTTCACTTCCCCAGTCATAAGCTCTGAATTCATCAGATCGGTAAAGctgaattaaatgttttatagaaaaataacacTCAGAGTAAGAATCACAATTGTTAGCAGCTAATCTTAGAAAAACTCTGtgtatttggaagaaaataaggCTTTTGGATCACCAGAAggatataaatacatttatacaaGTACGAAAAACAAAGTCAACAGAAAGGGAAGCAATGATCTCCTTGGTTTGAAGGGAAAAAACCAAGACTCATTAGGGAGAAGATGAATCTCAGGTATTTCCCTCTCTGGGGAAGGCTCAGGTCTCCTGAGCCTTTCCCAGTTTACCTTTTGCTTCAGTTCAGGGCCTATTTTACAAGCTCTGATTTCAGACAGTGTTCATTTATGTCACCTACTTGGTCTGCACCACACCTTGTCCTTTCTCTTAAAATCCAGGGAAATCAAATCATAAAGATGGTGACAAGGTCAAGATGGAAGCCAGCTGCCAAGCTTCTTAGAATAGGTGTGCTAACTCTGTCCTTTCATGTAGAAGGACTGGAATGGTTTTCCATGACAAAAACTCTACCTGTTTTATGTGCAGGATGTTCTGTACTGATGATCCTGTGGGAGCATGGGACAAATACACATCCATTCGGctctgaaggaaaacaaaacacacgtTACAGCGATAACCACCTAGTGCAAAAATGATGCCTTTGAGAAGCAGAGAACAGTTATGCTAAGAATTGGTAAACAAATACTGAGGTTTTGAAAATGACATGGCGAAATCATCTAGATATCATGAGTTCATGTCAGACACTTCAATGTGAGTGAATCACAGGCTGACTGGTGGCACAGGCTGCTTGCCAGCAAACTTGTGTCAGCTCTGAAGTTAAGGGACAATTTGCTTATTTTGAAGTAGAAGAAGCAACAATGGACATCATGGGAGCAAAGCAACCAAAAAAGGTGCTCTGTGCAAGTCAGAAGGGTGGCGTGTGTATGTACACAATGTGCACCATCCCAGATCAGTAGATCAGAAATCCTAGAGTTCAGGACCTAACTTTGTTAATGAAaagctttgtgactttgagcaaattctTTAACATCTCAgagtttctgtatttttatctattaaaagGACATACTAAAAACCATACTCCCAATTTGCTGAGCTcttgtaagaataaaataaaataatgcaaaagaaaagctaaaaccAATCACTTTCATATGCGTGGTACTTCAATCTCTGTAAACATCATAGAGATGAAAATTATAGAGATATAATACTAACAATAATTCTATGTCTTAGAATGTAatagaactaatcaaagaaactattaaaaatctTTACTTTTGAATAAACAGGATTTGAGCAATTGTTCCTCAAGGTTTTCAATTTAGCCTCTTAAAGAATAGGGGTGGGTGGGCTGGTGGAAAAAAGCTATTTGGGGACCAGCTTCACTGTAACGGTATCATTGGCTGCCATTCAGAATATGACAGGGGTGACTATTCAACCACACTGATCTGCACGTGTGAACTCCTACTCCTTGAATTctcaaaaacaggaaacaaagagTTGATGAAACAagacttctgtttcttcatagGAAAGGGATTATCTCTCCATTCCattgtcttgctttttttccGAGTTAAGTGATGAGTTTTATTTGAGGCTAAAGTCACCCAACAGGTGAATGTacatttggaataaatttaatgcTTGTATgcacttctcttcttttctaggATTTTTGTTAATGCACTGTATTGTAAAATCCAGTTGACTGTGGTAAGTGGTGGCTGACTGTGAACTTGTGAAACCACTATTGTAGAATACCCATTTTCCTAAATTTgaccagggatgcaaggatgaagCTGCATATTTCTTTCCCAAGTCTTGACATTCATAGTCCATTGGATACCTAATCTTCTATGCATAGCAAATCTCCACCTTTAAGGGTTTAGATGAACATATTAATTTATGCAGTGTAACAGATACATCTATACGAATCATAGGAaagctagaatttttaaaagcattaaaaggTCCCATAGTCTATACATAccatattcatatttttcttgttgAATCCAGCCCATAAGGACATAATTTCACTACATATCAcccataatattttattgttgcAGATTTTGATAGAAGGTGACTTCCCTGTATTATCTTCTAAAAGGATACCTTTGGTACCAAAAAACCtctgcaaaaatttaaaaaaaaattatcctttcaAGAATCATTTTCAGACTTCTTGACATTCCATTCATCCCAGGAATGAGGATTCTTGGGGGtctatttgtatttgtatatttatttgttgctCTGGTCAAGGAGACCAAGTCATTTAGGAAAAGTAACTATTTATGAATCCATCTTCATGCAAGGAAGATCATCAGACATAATTTCCAAGGAGATTGCAGTAAGAACTCTCAACCCCAAATTAGCTAAT
This genomic interval from Camelus ferus isolate YT-003-E chromosome 11, BCGSAC_Cfer_1.0, whole genome shotgun sequence contains the following:
- the LIPN gene encoding lipase member N isoform X4; the protein is MSSVGRSWGFDWKLGARPVVYMQHALFADSATWLENYANGSLGFLLADAGYDVWMGNSRGNTWSRRHTTLSVTEEEFWAFSFDEMAKYDLPGIIDFIVNKTGQEKLYFIGHSLGTTIGFVAFATMPELAQRIKMNFALGPVYSFRYPTGIFTSAFLLPNSAIKRFFGTKGILLEDNTGKSPSIKICNNKILWVICSEIMSLWAGFNKKNMNMSRMDVYLSHAPTGSSVQNILHIKQLYRSDEFRAYDWGSEAENMHHYNQSRPPLYHLTAMKVPTAIWAGGNDVLVTPKDVAWILPQIRNLRYFDLLPDWNHFDFIWGLDAAQRVYSKIIDLLKLYP